The proteins below come from a single Takifugu flavidus isolate HTHZ2018 chromosome 6, ASM371156v2, whole genome shotgun sequence genomic window:
- the cxxc4 gene encoding CXXC-type zinc finger protein 4, whose protein sequence is MSNINNALCIENGQNADVSLLQKDNLQDGGLSQLLDYNAEMERYRSFANFYKTNGAFAQTAKIARITTPIFPSARIGMSPWNCDNAMLWGRKSAAINPNRTSMHRNDSQRPEKPGVPPETLQMANNNFLSTLSPEHCRPLAGECMNKLKCGAAEAEIMNLPERVGTFSAIPALGGISLPPGVIVMTALHSPAASAAVTDSAFQIANLADCPQNNSSVSSGNPAKKKRKRCGVCAPCRRLINCGVCSSCRNRKTGHQICKFRKCEELKKKPGSSLERTPVNNGEAFRWFF, encoded by the coding sequence ATGTCTAACATAAACAATGCGCTTTGCATCGAGAACGGACAGAACGCAGACGTCTCTCTCCTACAAAAGGATAATCTCCAGGATGGTGGATTAAGCCAGCTTTTGGATTATAACGCGGAAATGGAAAGGTACAGGTCTTTTGCAAACTTTTATAAAACCAATGGGGCATTTGCGCAGACTGCTAAGATTGCCCGCATCACGACGCCCATTTTTCCAAGCGCTCGAATTGGCATGTCCCCTTGGAACTGCGATAACGCCATGCTCTGGGGGAGGAAATCAGCGGCAATAAACCCTAATAGGACCAGCATGCATAGAAATGACTCCCAGAGGCCGGAGAAGCCTGGCGTGCCGCCAGAGACGCTGCAAATGGCAAATAATAATTTCCTCTCCACCTTATCCCCTGAACACTGCAGACCTTTAGCAGGAGAATGCATGAACAAGCTGAAATGCGGCGCTGCTGAAGCAGAGATAATGAATCTCCCAGAACGCGTTGGAACTTTTTCCGCTATCCCGGCTTTAGGGGGCATCTCATTACCTCCCGGGGTCATCGTCATGACAGCCCTTCACTCCCCCGCAGCCTCAGCAGCCGTTACAGACAGTGCGTTTCAAATTGCCAATCTGGCAGACTGCCCACAGAATAATTCCTCGGTATCCAGTGGAAACCCGgcgaagaagaaaaggaaaaggtgtGGGGTCTGTGCACCCTGCAGGCGGCTAATCAACTGCGGCGTCTGCAGCAGTTGTCGGAACCGCAAAACGGGCCACCAGATCTGCAAATTTAGGAAATgcgaggagctgaagaagaagccAGGCTCGTCGCTGGAG